In Leptospira congkakensis, a single window of DNA contains:
- a CDS encoding ABC transporter substrate-binding protein, with translation MKFDSYKRVIFSAAILTIAFAVACGKKETKVSEIGQGEGEVSIVAWPGYIERGETDKGYDWVTEFEKSSGCKVNVKTAATSDEMVALMNEGGFDLVTASGDASLRLVAGGKVQEINTDLIPSWKNVDSRLQNAPWHTVEGKHYGVPYQWGPNVLMYNTKVFKKAPTSWNVVFEEQVLADGKSNKGRVQAFDGPIYIADAALYLKQAKPELGIQDPYELDEKQYTAVIELLKKQRQLVPKYWHDAMVQVDDFKKEGLVASSTWPFQVNLLVGEKQPVASIVPKEGATGWADSTMLHKDSKHVNCAYKWIEHSLSPKVQGDLASWFGSVPSVPSACKGNALLGDTGCAVNGFNNFEKISFWRTPKEDCSGGRKCVPYKKWAEDYISIIGSK, from the coding sequence ATGAAATTCGATTCATACAAACGAGTGATTTTTTCTGCAGCAATACTTACAATCGCATTTGCGGTTGCTTGCGGCAAAAAAGAAACAAAGGTTTCCGAAATCGGACAAGGCGAAGGAGAAGTTTCCATCGTAGCTTGGCCGGGGTACATTGAACGTGGTGAAACAGACAAAGGATATGACTGGGTCACTGAATTTGAAAAAAGTTCTGGCTGTAAAGTCAATGTAAAAACTGCCGCTACATCTGATGAGATGGTAGCACTCATGAATGAAGGTGGGTTTGATCTTGTAACTGCATCTGGTGATGCATCATTAAGATTGGTTGCTGGTGGAAAGGTTCAAGAAATCAATACTGACCTAATCCCTAGTTGGAAAAATGTAGACTCTCGTTTGCAAAATGCTCCTTGGCATACAGTAGAAGGAAAACATTACGGTGTACCTTATCAATGGGGTCCGAACGTACTTATGTACAACACTAAAGTTTTCAAAAAAGCACCAACAAGTTGGAATGTTGTTTTTGAAGAACAAGTATTGGCTGACGGAAAATCAAACAAAGGTCGCGTACAAGCATTTGATGGTCCAATCTATATCGCAGATGCTGCTTTATATTTAAAACAAGCTAAACCAGAATTGGGAATCCAAGATCCATATGAATTGGATGAAAAACAATACACTGCAGTCATTGAATTATTAAAAAAACAAAGACAACTCGTTCCAAAGTATTGGCATGATGCAATGGTGCAAGTGGATGACTTTAAAAAAGAAGGACTTGTTGCTTCTTCTACATGGCCATTCCAAGTAAACCTACTTGTTGGTGAAAAACAACCGGTAGCTTCTATCGTTCCGAAAGAAGGTGCGACTGGTTGGGCAGACAGCACAATGCTTCATAAAGATTCCAAACACGTAAACTGCGCTTACAAATGGATCGAACATTCACTTTCTCCAAAAGTACAAGGTGATCTTGCTTCTTGGTTTGGATCAGTGCCTTCCGTTCCTTCTGCTTGTAAAGGAAACGCTCTTCTCGGAGACACAGGTTGTGCCGTTAACGGATTCAACAACTTTGAAAAAATCTCTTTCTGGAGAACTCCAAAAGAAGATTGTTCCGGTGGAAGAAAATGTGTGCCTTATAAAAAATGGGCTGAAGACTATATTTCCATTATTGGAAGTAAATAA
- a CDS encoding gamma-aminobutyraldehyde dehydrogenase, whose translation MKQFKLWIDGKWTNTSGGKLMDIEDPATGKKIAKVIDASAADVDKAAKAAHKAFYDGRWSGITPGERSKAIWKLADLLEEKTKEFAKAESLNAGKPYKNLSLAGDIPFAVDNIRFFATAARDVHGSRANEYQPGYTSILRREPVGVVGQIAPWNYPLLMAVWKFGPALAAGCTVILKPAPGTPITSLMLAELTKKAGIPDGVINIVTGGNATGQAIVDHPLVRMVSLTGSTGTGKNIMKSASDSLKRVHLELGGKAPLLVFDDVDINLFAAKAAFGATCNSGQDCTAATRIIVPKALQKKITDAVVDAMKAVNVGDPFNDKTEMGPLISAIHRERVLGFMDRAKKQGAKILTGGTIPKGLDKGYFFAPTVITDVKQNYDVVQNEIFGPVLTIQSYEKEEEGIKLANDVNYGLASSIWTKDVARAMRVAKQFEFGTVWVNDHLPLASETPHGGFKQSGFGKDLSIESVGDYLITKHVMVGGV comes from the coding sequence ATGAAACAATTTAAACTTTGGATTGATGGAAAGTGGACAAACACAAGCGGCGGGAAACTCATGGACATCGAAGATCCTGCCACTGGCAAAAAAATTGCAAAGGTAATCGATGCAAGTGCCGCCGATGTAGACAAAGCAGCAAAAGCTGCGCATAAAGCTTTTTATGATGGAAGATGGTCAGGGATCACTCCAGGCGAACGTTCCAAAGCCATTTGGAAACTCGCCGATCTTTTAGAAGAAAAAACCAAAGAGTTTGCAAAAGCGGAATCTCTGAATGCAGGAAAACCTTATAAAAACTTAAGTCTTGCGGGAGACATTCCTTTTGCTGTGGATAACATTCGTTTTTTTGCAACGGCAGCTCGCGATGTGCATGGAAGTCGTGCGAACGAATACCAACCAGGATACACATCCATTTTACGCAGAGAACCTGTGGGTGTTGTGGGTCAAATTGCTCCATGGAACTACCCTCTTCTTATGGCTGTTTGGAAATTTGGACCCGCTCTTGCCGCAGGTTGCACCGTCATTTTAAAACCAGCACCAGGAACTCCCATCACCTCTCTTATGTTAGCTGAACTAACAAAAAAAGCAGGTATCCCTGATGGAGTCATCAACATTGTGACAGGTGGAAATGCCACAGGCCAAGCAATAGTCGACCATCCACTTGTCAGAATGGTTTCTCTTACCGGTTCCACGGGAACGGGAAAAAACATTATGAAGTCGGCTTCCGATTCCCTAAAACGAGTGCATTTGGAACTCGGGGGAAAAGCACCACTTCTTGTTTTTGATGATGTGGACATAAATCTTTTTGCCGCAAAAGCAGCGTTTGGTGCCACTTGTAATTCAGGACAAGATTGTACAGCTGCGACAAGAATCATTGTTCCGAAAGCTTTGCAGAAAAAAATCACTGATGCCGTTGTGGATGCAATGAAAGCTGTAAATGTTGGTGATCCCTTTAACGACAAAACCGAAATGGGGCCACTCATCTCTGCCATCCACCGCGAAAGAGTTTTGGGATTTATGGACAGGGCAAAAAAACAAGGGGCAAAAATTCTGACTGGCGGAACCATTCCTAAAGGCCTAGACAAAGGATACTTTTTTGCACCTACTGTGATCACTGATGTCAAACAAAACTATGACGTAGTGCAGAACGAAATTTTTGGACCAGTGCTTACCATCCAATCTTACGAAAAAGAAGAAGAAGGAATCAAACTTGCAAACGATGTGAATTACGGTCTTGCTTCTTCCATTTGGACGAAGGATGTAGCGCGCGCTATGCGAGTGGCAAAACAATTTGAATTTGGAACCGTTTGGGTCAATGACCATCTTCCACTAGCTTCGGAAACTCCACATGGTGGATTCAAACAATCTGGATTTGGAAAGGATCTCTCTATCGAATCCGTAGGTGATTATCTAATCACAAAACATGTGATGGTAGGTGGGGTTTAA
- the gabT gene encoding 4-aminobutyrate--2-oxoglutarate transaminase, producing MTGNQKQTNQTLWERRLANVPRGVTTAYPVFAEKAKNAEIWDIEGRRFIDFGGGIGVQNTGHGHPKVVAAIHKQVDQVLHTAFQIMPYEPYIVLAEKLNAKAPIEGGAKTILFSSGAEALENAVKIARAATGRPGIISFLGGFHGRTMMALALTGKVVPYKKGFGPFASDVYHIPFPMEYHGVTEDDSIKALNNLFKADIDPSRVAAIAIEPVQGEGGFYIASPSFLKKLRAICDEHGILLIADEVQSGFARTGKLFAIEHSGIKPDLITTAKSLAAGMPLSAVIGKTSIMDAVEPGGLGGTYAGNPVACAAGIAVMDLIEEEGILEKSVKLGKLLVNELNEIKKTYPHIGEIRGLGAMVAFELVENGDANKPSADLAKKLTAKALEHGLVLLSCGVYGNVIRILVPITAEESIVKEGLSIITKSLKEI from the coding sequence ATGACGGGCAATCAAAAACAAACCAACCAAACTCTATGGGAAAGAAGACTTGCAAATGTTCCCAGGGGTGTTACAACCGCCTACCCAGTGTTTGCCGAAAAAGCAAAAAATGCAGAAATTTGGGATATTGAAGGAAGAAGGTTTATCGACTTTGGGGGTGGGATTGGCGTTCAAAACACAGGCCATGGCCATCCGAAAGTAGTGGCTGCCATCCACAAACAAGTAGACCAAGTGCTTCATACTGCCTTTCAAATTATGCCTTATGAACCTTATATCGTTCTCGCAGAAAAACTAAATGCCAAAGCACCGATTGAGGGAGGAGCGAAAACTATTCTGTTTTCTTCCGGTGCGGAAGCACTTGAAAACGCAGTGAAAATTGCAAGAGCCGCTACAGGACGACCAGGAATCATTAGTTTTCTCGGTGGATTCCACGGCCGAACCATGATGGCTCTCGCCCTCACAGGGAAAGTAGTTCCTTATAAAAAAGGATTTGGACCTTTTGCGAGCGATGTTTATCACATTCCTTTTCCTATGGAATACCACGGTGTGACAGAAGATGACTCCATCAAAGCCCTAAACAATTTGTTCAAAGCAGACATTGATCCATCACGTGTAGCAGCCATTGCCATTGAACCCGTACAAGGCGAAGGTGGATTCTATATTGCTTCACCAAGTTTCCTAAAAAAACTCAGAGCCATTTGCGATGAACACGGAATCCTTCTCATTGCTGATGAAGTACAGTCAGGTTTTGCAAGAACAGGAAAACTTTTTGCAATCGAACATTCAGGAATCAAACCAGATCTCATCACTACTGCAAAATCACTGGCAGCAGGGATGCCTCTTTCTGCGGTGATCGGAAAAACTTCCATTATGGATGCAGTAGAACCAGGTGGACTCGGCGGTACCTATGCCGGAAACCCAGTGGCATGTGCTGCCGGAATTGCTGTGATGGACCTTATCGAAGAAGAAGGAATTTTAGAGAAGTCGGTCAAACTCGGAAAGCTATTAGTCAACGAGCTGAACGAAATCAAAAAAACCTATCCTCATATTGGCGAAATACGTGGGTTAGGTGCTATGGTTGCGTTTGAACTAGTAGAAAATGGAGACGCAAATAAACCTTCCGCTGATTTAGCAAAAAAACTAACAGCCAAAGCTTTAGAACATGGACTTGTTTTACTCTCTTGTGGTGTGTATGGAAACGTGATCCGAATTCTTGTTCCGATTACCGCAGAAGAGTCCATTGTCAAAGAAGGGCTTTCAATCATAACAAAATCATTAAAGGAAATTTGA
- a CDS encoding ABC transporter ATP-binding protein, which yields MDQVYDVEFQNVTRKFDQFIAVDDVSFGIRKGEFFSMLGPSGSGKTTCLRMVAGFQDTTSGRVLLEGVDVTGIPPYKRNVNTVFQDYALFPHMTVAENVGYGLKIKKTANKEINQRVSEMLAMVRLPDVGNRKPSELSGGQRQRIALARALINRPGVLLLDEPLGALDLKLREEMQLELKAIQKEVGITFIFVTHDQEEALSMSDRIAVFNKGKVEQIATPEELYDRPKTEFVANFVGTSNILSLEETKQLTGKTGKGMIRPERVHVFANAKEDNHSTGYRTFKAILKSQVYSGATSKMHFETPNGSRIIASTQNLKISADHIAVGSEVLVGWKDSDMHLL from the coding sequence ATGGACCAAGTTTACGATGTCGAATTTCAAAATGTAACAAGGAAATTCGACCAATTTATAGCGGTGGATGATGTCTCCTTCGGGATTAGAAAAGGTGAATTCTTTTCGATGTTAGGCCCTTCCGGGTCGGGAAAAACTACCTGTCTCCGTATGGTGGCAGGTTTCCAAGATACGACTTCTGGAAGGGTTCTTTTGGAAGGTGTTGATGTCACAGGCATCCCTCCTTACAAAAGAAATGTAAATACTGTTTTCCAAGATTATGCTTTATTCCCTCACATGACAGTTGCTGAAAATGTTGGGTATGGACTCAAAATCAAAAAAACTGCGAACAAGGAAATCAACCAAAGAGTGTCTGAGATGTTGGCTATGGTTCGCTTGCCAGATGTGGGAAACCGTAAACCTTCGGAATTATCTGGGGGCCAAAGGCAAAGGATCGCACTGGCACGGGCTCTCATCAATCGTCCTGGTGTTCTACTGCTTGATGAACCACTCGGTGCTTTGGATCTCAAACTACGAGAAGAGATGCAGTTGGAACTCAAAGCCATCCAAAAAGAAGTCGGGATTACTTTTATCTTTGTCACTCACGACCAAGAGGAAGCCCTTTCTATGTCGGATCGCATTGCCGTCTTTAATAAAGGTAAGGTGGAGCAAATTGCGACACCAGAAGAATTATACGATCGTCCCAAAACAGAATTTGTAGCAAACTTTGTAGGAACTTCCAATATACTTTCTTTAGAAGAAACCAAACAACTAACAGGCAAAACTGGAAAAGGGATGATCCGTCCGGAACGTGTCCATGTGTTTGCCAACGCTAAAGAAGACAATCACTCCACAGGATACAGAACCTTTAAGGCCATATTGAAAAGCCAAGTGTATTCAGGTGCCACTTCCAAAATGCATTTTGAAACTCCGAATGGTTCTCGGATCATTGCATCCACTCAAAACCTAAAAATTTCTGCAGATCACATTGCTGTTGGTTCAGAAGTGCTTGTTGGTTGGAAAGATTCTGACATGCATTTGCTTTGA
- a CDS encoding NAD-dependent succinate-semialdehyde dehydrogenase, giving the protein MKYIKDKDLFRQENFIGGVWCPAENKKEILVHNPANGEVIGNIPHSEEKDTTTAIRSAKNALSDWKSRPAKERAGILRKWFQLMMDNQEDLALIMTQEQGKPLTEARGEIAYAASYIEWFGEEAKRSYGDIIPSHRKDTRILVLKEPIGVVGTITPWNFPAAMLARKVAPALAAGCTVVSKPAELTPYSALAMAVLAERAGLPKGVWNVLVGDPIKIGKTILESKEVRKLSFTGSTNTGIYLMEKSAATLKKLSLELGGNAPFIVFEDADMDEAIKGAMLSKYRNTGQTCVCVNRFLVQASVADVFSKKLAEKAKELVVANGMEPNAQQGPLINDAALAKVKSHIADAVSKGAKILTGGKEHTLGGNFFEPTVLYPVNSSMVVTKEETFGPVSCIQTFQTEEEAVQLANDTDFGLASYLYTKDMARLFRVAEQLEYGMVGINEGLISSEQVPFGGVKFSGMGREGSKYGLDDYTVTKYLCLGGIT; this is encoded by the coding sequence ATGAAATACATCAAAGATAAAGACCTTTTTCGACAAGAAAACTTCATTGGTGGGGTTTGGTGCCCTGCAGAAAACAAAAAAGAAATCTTAGTGCATAACCCAGCAAATGGTGAAGTCATCGGAAACATTCCTCATTCCGAAGAAAAAGATACAACTACTGCAATACGTTCTGCAAAAAATGCACTCTCTGATTGGAAATCACGACCAGCAAAAGAAAGAGCAGGAATTTTACGCAAATGGTTCCAACTCATGATGGACAACCAAGAAGATTTGGCTCTCATCATGACACAAGAACAAGGAAAGCCCCTAACAGAAGCTAGGGGGGAGATAGCTTATGCTGCTTCGTACATCGAATGGTTCGGAGAAGAAGCAAAACGTTCTTATGGTGATATCATTCCTTCCCATAGAAAAGATACAAGGATTTTAGTTTTAAAAGAACCAATTGGTGTGGTGGGAACCATTACACCTTGGAATTTTCCTGCAGCCATGCTTGCAAGAAAAGTAGCACCAGCACTCGCAGCAGGATGCACTGTGGTTTCGAAACCAGCAGAACTCACTCCCTACTCTGCATTAGCAATGGCAGTTCTTGCGGAACGAGCAGGCCTTCCTAAAGGCGTCTGGAATGTGTTAGTGGGTGATCCAATTAAAATTGGAAAAACCATTTTAGAAAGTAAAGAAGTTCGTAAACTTAGTTTTACGGGATCCACAAATACTGGAATTTATTTGATGGAAAAATCAGCAGCCACTTTAAAAAAACTCTCACTCGAGTTAGGTGGGAATGCTCCCTTTATTGTTTTTGAAGATGCCGACATGGATGAAGCCATCAAAGGAGCCATGTTATCCAAATATAGAAACACAGGACAAACTTGTGTTTGTGTGAATCGTTTCCTAGTCCAGGCCTCCGTTGCTGATGTGTTTTCCAAAAAATTAGCAGAGAAAGCGAAGGAACTTGTGGTTGCCAATGGGATGGAACCGAATGCACAACAGGGTCCCCTCATAAACGATGCCGCTCTCGCAAAAGTAAAATCACATATTGCCGATGCTGTTTCCAAAGGAGCAAAAATTCTCACTGGCGGGAAAGAACATACTCTCGGTGGTAATTTTTTTGAACCTACCGTCCTTTATCCCGTAAACTCCTCTATGGTTGTGACAAAAGAAGAAACCTTTGGCCCAGTCTCTTGCATCCAAACCTTCCAAACCGAAGAAGAAGCTGTCCAATTGGCCAACGACACTGACTTTGGACTCGCTTCCTATTTGTATACAAAAGACATGGCTAGACTTTTTAGAGTCGCCGAACAACTAGAATACGGAATGGTGGGAATCAACGAAGGACTCATTTCTTCAGAACAAGTTCCCTTCGGTGGTGTCAAATTCTCTGGAATGGGACGCGAAGGCTCTAAATACGGACTCGATGATTATACAGTAACCAAATATCTCTGCCTCGGAGGAATCACATGA
- a CDS encoding LIC_11490 family protein — MIKGLGIWQDNIGSMLFAAFAMILVGVLCFLYVALSPQKSKPAAYPTRKPQTTGQYRMPQPPSVSPQLDERIRRERAISDDRHLSYSLPEEVTPSVVQKSEVLLPTGDGNLEQEPPAPKESRFQIEGTLFLDYSGKLTFGEESSDIDAMEDGLKNFKRIGSGTLREENGKFLFHSGNVTYTYTPEELDQVVLHNQGIVFLLKETKAPKPVFFTKDIDTFKDFLKQAALV, encoded by the coding sequence GTGATCAAGGGATTGGGCATTTGGCAAGATAATATAGGTAGTATGTTGTTTGCTGCCTTTGCTATGATCCTTGTGGGTGTTCTATGTTTCCTATATGTAGCCTTATCCCCGCAAAAATCCAAACCGGCAGCTTACCCTACCCGAAAACCCCAAACTACCGGCCAATATCGAATGCCACAACCCCCATCTGTTTCTCCACAATTGGATGAACGGATCCGAAGGGAACGTGCGATTTCCGATGATAGACATCTTTCCTATTCTTTGCCCGAAGAGGTCACTCCTTCGGTAGTTCAAAAATCCGAAGTTTTACTTCCTACCGGGGATGGAAATTTGGAACAGGAACCACCGGCACCGAAAGAAAGTCGGTTCCAAATTGAAGGGACTTTGTTTTTGGATTATTCCGGTAAACTTACGTTTGGTGAAGAGTCCTCTGACATTGATGCCATGGAAGATGGCCTAAAGAATTTCAAACGAATTGGGTCTGGAACTTTACGTGAAGAGAATGGAAAGTTTTTGTTTCATTCTGGAAATGTAACTTATACTTACACTCCAGAAGAATTGGATCAAGTGGTTCTTCACAACCAAGGGATTGTGTTTCTTTTGAAGGAAACAAAAGCACCGAAACCAGTATTTTTCACAAAAGACATCGATACTTTCAAAGACTTTTTGAAACAAGCCGCTTTGGTCTAG
- a CDS encoding DUF389 domain-containing protein: MANHKNPIVSLFKWLEPRFHLFDDLDKTGTIESIQKGAELRGSNLWTLIFAIFIASIGLNVNSTAVIIGAMLVSPLMGPIVGIGFAAATNDFDNLKKFLRTLTVATLASIATSFIYFSLSPISEAQSELLARTSPTIYDALIAIFGGATGIIANTRKEKGTAIAGVAIATALMPPLCTAGYGLSQGNWSYFFGATYLYLINSIFIAITTFIFVRYMQFPKVSWGLYKEKERKVKIYLGIFTLILLIPSIFTAYQIVRSSYFKGKAEEFIRNEILIDNRRVLEKEILYQKNPKIELTIVGPKIDIDQEKELQNKLKYYNLINTTLILHQDLSSTNVDRLKFEIISEIYKNQMDLGQTNTEKISKEIQIFYPNLVSASFTKTKKFDMNENIYLDTNLFDSGWTKLPTANDQKKLEEYIKLRTGENQIDLIIREVSK, from the coding sequence ATGGCAAATCACAAAAATCCGATTGTTTCTTTATTCAAATGGTTAGAACCGAGATTTCATCTTTTTGATGATTTAGACAAAACGGGGACAATCGAATCAATCCAAAAAGGAGCCGAACTGAGAGGTTCTAATCTTTGGACTTTGATTTTTGCCATTTTTATTGCCAGTATTGGACTCAATGTCAATTCCACAGCTGTCATCATTGGGGCGATGTTAGTTTCTCCGCTGATGGGACCTATTGTGGGAATCGGATTTGCGGCAGCCACCAACGACTTTGACAATTTAAAAAAGTTCCTCCGCACATTAACTGTGGCTACACTAGCGAGCATAGCCACTTCTTTTATTTACTTTTCACTTTCCCCGATTAGTGAAGCGCAGTCGGAACTACTCGCAAGAACTTCACCTACAATCTACGATGCACTGATTGCTATCTTTGGTGGTGCGACAGGAATCATTGCGAACACAAGAAAAGAAAAAGGAACTGCGATTGCAGGTGTTGCCATTGCCACAGCTCTTATGCCCCCACTCTGTACTGCTGGTTATGGATTGTCACAAGGGAACTGGTCTTATTTTTTTGGCGCCACTTACCTTTATTTAATCAACTCCATCTTCATTGCCATCACTACTTTTATTTTTGTGCGGTATATGCAATTTCCAAAAGTGAGTTGGGGTCTGTACAAAGAAAAAGAAAGAAAGGTTAAAATTTATTTAGGAATATTTACGCTGATTCTTCTCATCCCATCTATCTTCACTGCTTATCAAATTGTAAGGTCATCTTACTTTAAAGGAAAAGCAGAAGAATTCATTCGGAATGAAATTTTAATCGATAACAGAAGAGTTTTAGAAAAAGAAATTTTGTATCAGAAAAATCCAAAAATTGAACTCACAATCGTCGGCCCTAAAATCGACATAGACCAAGAAAAGGAATTACAGAACAAATTAAAATATTATAATCTAATCAATACAACACTCATTTTACATCAGGATTTATCTTCCACCAATGTAGATCGACTGAAGTTCGAAATCATTTCCGAAATATATAAAAACCAAATGGATTTGGGACAAACAAACACGGAAAAAATTTCAAAAGAAATCCAAATTTTTTATCCAAATTTGGTCTCAGCCAGTTTTACAAAAACCAAAAAGTTTGATATGAACGAAAACATATATTTGGATACAAATCTTTTTGATTCCGGATGGACAAAACTACCAACAGCAAATGATCAGAAAAAATTAGAAGAGTATATCAAACTAAGAACGGGAGAAAATCAAATCGATCTGATTATAAGAGAAGTTTCTAAATAG